From Paenibacillus sp. PK3_47, the proteins below share one genomic window:
- a CDS encoding glycosyl hydrolase family 53 yields MKDIFLKGMTYGWETPRGEYRKAYAEDSLRKLAETGSEWIALSFWTWQDTIHSTDIHFDYGYTPTDRDVEHSVRLAKELGLKVCLKPVVNSRDGIWRARIGFPEDADIYWAAWFRSYTNFIKHYAELAEELGCEMFCIGCEMVGTEAREAEWRTLIEEVRRLYTGPIVYNANHGKEEGIQWLDAVDLIGTSAYYPVASVPGDSYENMLAAWQKQKPRLKALAERFGKPLVFIEIGCRSAHGCATMPWDFEHKELPVSQREQANFYRSALEAFWNEPWFAGFFWWDWSTRLYPLEEAASNVGFDIYGKEAEGILKEYYKLPVTRSYEW; encoded by the coding sequence GTGAAAGATATTTTCCTTAAAGGCATGACTTACGGCTGGGAGACCCCAAGAGGGGAGTACCGCAAGGCTTATGCGGAGGATTCACTGCGCAAGCTTGCCGAAACCGGCAGTGAGTGGATCGCCCTGTCATTCTGGACTTGGCAGGATACCATTCATTCCACCGACATTCATTTTGATTACGGTTACACGCCGACAGACCGGGATGTTGAACATTCCGTCCGCCTGGCCAAGGAGCTGGGACTCAAGGTCTGCCTCAAACCGGTTGTTAACTCACGGGACGGGATCTGGAGAGCTCGGATCGGTTTTCCTGAGGATGCGGATATTTACTGGGCGGCATGGTTCCGTTCCTATACGAACTTTATTAAGCATTATGCGGAACTGGCGGAAGAGCTTGGCTGCGAGATGTTCTGCATCGGCTGTGAAATGGTGGGTACGGAAGCAAGAGAGGCTGAGTGGCGGACACTGATTGAAGAAGTCAGAAGACTCTACACAGGACCGATCGTATACAACGCCAATCACGGCAAGGAAGAAGGGATTCAGTGGCTGGATGCCGTTGACCTGATCGGAACGAGTGCCTATTATCCGGTAGCCTCCGTGCCGGGGGATTCCTATGAGAATATGCTCGCTGCCTGGCAGAAGCAAAAGCCGAGACTGAAAGCGCTGGCGGAACGGTTCGGCAAGCCGCTGGTCTTTATTGAAATCGGCTGCCGCAGCGCCCATGGCTGTGCAACCATGCCTTGGGACTTTGAGCACAAGGAGCTGCCGGTGTCACAGCGTGAACAGGCAAATTTCTACCGTTCCGCACTAGAAGCCTTCTGGAATGAGCCTTGGTTCGCCGGATTTTTCTGGTGGGACTGGAGTACACGCCTGTACCCGCTAGAGGAAGCCGCTTCTAACGTAGGATTTGATATTTACGGCAAGGAAGCCGAGGGCATTCTGAAGGAATATTACAAATTACCTGTTACAAGATCATATGAATGGTAA
- a CDS encoding tyrosine-type recombinase/integrase, giving the protein MIEPGTDYEEELEAFVIWMKDAGYTPYTQKSYLADVHEFLDRLGGKPLESVKKLHVVSYLTSVRERGVSDATRNRKHASVNCLFRALIEMELLTANPAAGIKKSKTEKNREPVYLDENELQHFLNAVGGKYQSRNLAVFLLMSYMGLRVGEVHTLNLGDYNTERRSLRVFGKGRKWRNVPVPEDIAPYLQQAIDERLTPWRSKEEAMFISQKGRRLSIRGIQGIAADTFGRFQQDVPAGQRRPYSSHKLRHSFATMLLRKGADLRTVQELLGHSSIQTTTVYTHITNREKEEAMAKLQIAMPNNKAAAAKKVT; this is encoded by the coding sequence ATGATTGAACCAGGAACTGACTATGAGGAAGAGCTGGAGGCTTTTGTAATCTGGATGAAGGATGCCGGGTATACTCCCTACACCCAAAAGTCTTACCTCGCCGATGTGCATGAGTTTCTGGATAGACTGGGCGGCAAACCTCTTGAATCTGTCAAAAAGCTTCATGTAGTCTCTTATTTGACCTCTGTACGTGAACGCGGGGTGAGCGATGCTACCCGGAACCGCAAGCATGCCTCCGTGAACTGCCTGTTTAGGGCGCTGATTGAAATGGAGCTGTTGACGGCGAATCCGGCGGCAGGCATCAAGAAGTCCAAAACTGAAAAAAACCGCGAACCGGTCTATCTCGATGAAAATGAGCTGCAGCACTTCCTGAATGCTGTAGGGGGAAAGTATCAGAGCCGCAATCTGGCCGTTTTTTTGCTGATGTCCTATATGGGGCTTCGGGTAGGAGAGGTTCATACGCTCAATTTAGGGGATTATAATACAGAGCGCCGCTCTCTCCGGGTATTCGGAAAAGGCCGCAAATGGCGGAATGTACCTGTGCCTGAAGATATCGCTCCTTATCTGCAGCAGGCAATAGACGAACGCCTGACGCCTTGGCGCAGTAAAGAGGAAGCGATGTTCATCTCGCAAAAAGGCCGGCGGCTGTCCATCCGCGGGATCCAGGGCATAGCTGCGGATACCTTTGGCCGCTTTCAGCAGGATGTGCCTGCAGGACAGCGCCGCCCGTACTCCAGCCACAAGCTGCGTCATTCATTCGCCACGATGCTGCTGCGTAAAGGCGCGGACCTGCGTACGGTTCAGGAGCTGCTGGGCCATTCATCCATTCAGACTACGACAGTGTACACTCATATTACAAACCGCGAAAAAGAAGAGGCGATGGCGAAGCTGCAGATTGCTATGCCTAATAACAAAGCGGCCGCCGCAAAAAAAGTGACATAA
- a CDS encoding alpha/beta hydrolase has product MPEPKKIVLEPAAQKFADDNAEPPFLPDLGPEKGRETVNSVQSGEISKPEADLQDLTVSGGPGGEVKVKVVRPVHTASASLPVILYIHGAGWVFGNSHTHDRLIRELAVGAEAAVVFPEYSLSPEAKYPTAIEEIYAVLEWIVREGAEHGLDSSRLSVAGDSVGGNMTAAITLMAKERSGPKISKQLLFYPVTDASFDTESYHLFAEGYFLQRTGMKWFWDQYTTDPEERAQVTASPLRASLEQLSGLPEALIITGEADVLRDEGEAYANKLREAGVPVTAVRFQGIIHDFVMLNALADTNAKKGAILLATSWLRQ; this is encoded by the coding sequence ATGCCTGAGCCTAAAAAGATTGTTCTCGAACCCGCAGCACAGAAATTTGCAGACGATAATGCCGAGCCCCCGTTTCTGCCGGACCTCGGTCCTGAAAAAGGACGGGAAACCGTAAATTCTGTACAGTCCGGTGAGATTTCTAAACCTGAGGCAGATCTTCAGGATCTCACGGTTTCCGGTGGTCCCGGCGGTGAGGTTAAAGTAAAGGTTGTCCGTCCGGTTCATACAGCTTCCGCCTCCCTTCCGGTGATCCTGTACATTCATGGAGCAGGCTGGGTGTTCGGCAACAGCCATACCCATGACCGGCTCATCCGCGAACTGGCTGTTGGCGCTGAGGCAGCAGTCGTATTTCCGGAATACAGCTTATCACCCGAAGCCAAATATCCCACAGCCATCGAAGAAATCTATGCAGTACTGGAATGGATTGTACGCGAAGGGGCTGAGCATGGCCTGGACAGCAGCAGGCTGAGCGTAGCCGGCGACAGCGTCGGCGGAAACATGACTGCAGCAATTACACTAATGGCCAAAGAACGCAGCGGACCGAAGATTTCCAAGCAGCTGCTGTTCTATCCGGTTACCGATGCTTCCTTCGATACCGAGTCCTACCATTTGTTCGCAGAAGGCTATTTCCTGCAGAGAACAGGTATGAAATGGTTCTGGGATCAATATACCACGGACCCGGAAGAACGGGCGCAAGTTACGGCTTCTCCGCTGAGAGCCAGCCTTGAGCAGCTGAGTGGGCTGCCTGAAGCCCTTATTATTACCGGGGAAGCGGATGTGCTCCGTGATGAAGGTGAAGCTTATGCCAACAAACTTCGTGAAGCAGGCGTACCTGTAACAGCGGTAAGGTTCCAGGGGATCATTCACGACTTCGTCATGCTGAATGCGCTGGCGGATACGAACGCCAAAAAAGGCGCGATTCTGCTGGCCACTTCCTGGCTCCGCCAATAA
- a CDS encoding PQQ-binding-like beta-propeller repeat protein, with product MNKTLAMFTTASLLLSAVTGPPIGANESAASAQSANASGRAAVTAPSLTLKWKTPTDGSGIYEEQQPVRNGMILYSADNTLYARNIATGQIKWSFKNGGRPQILTNHSVFFIDPNQQLVKVSLGTGKLIWKVKVAKRPMEIGGQARLINGKVIFANESGGIAAFHPVTGAKLWENNNIPMYAGSIYGEYKDTLVVSSTVNNIRSQFFGINPETGARIWRIEGVYSFLAHEAGQLVLLESDLNRYSTSPNPVPGHLLTLVNLDPATGKISNQQHYQPLEDVRGVSQYYVSTQGSYLYSADTKSDQDETILTRFARGQSSDYAFKTYDDFGSWVAGPVQGMAFFMKGAQLRGVNMADDSVVEFDHPSGKIVRVTRSGKVVFASFENGDFSILNASTGKLLGTLPTGAKHPYFGSIAIVNRTVLVPTESALLALALPKELQ from the coding sequence ATGAACAAAACACTGGCCATGTTTACCACAGCATCTTTACTCTTATCTGCGGTAACCGGTCCACCCATTGGGGCAAACGAAAGTGCAGCATCCGCACAATCCGCAAACGCATCCGGCAGAGCAGCTGTAACAGCTCCTTCACTCACACTTAAATGGAAAACTCCTACAGACGGCAGCGGAATCTATGAGGAGCAGCAGCCGGTGCGTAACGGAATGATCTTGTATTCTGCAGACAATACACTCTACGCCCGGAACATTGCTACTGGACAGATCAAGTGGTCATTCAAAAATGGCGGGCGGCCGCAAATTCTGACCAACCATTCGGTTTTCTTTATTGATCCTAACCAGCAGCTCGTCAAAGTATCCCTGGGAACAGGCAAGCTGATCTGGAAAGTCAAAGTTGCCAAGCGTCCAATGGAGATCGGCGGTCAGGCCCGTTTAATCAACGGGAAGGTTATTTTCGCTAATGAGAGCGGCGGTATCGCAGCATTTCATCCGGTGACCGGCGCAAAGTTATGGGAAAACAACAACATCCCTATGTACGCGGGAAGCATCTACGGAGAATACAAAGATACGCTTGTGGTGTCTAGTACGGTAAATAATATCCGCAGCCAATTCTTTGGAATAAATCCTGAGACAGGTGCACGCATATGGAGAATTGAGGGGGTTTACTCTTTTTTAGCACATGAAGCGGGGCAGCTTGTTCTGCTTGAAAGTGATTTAAACCGGTACAGCACCTCCCCCAATCCTGTTCCCGGACATCTGCTGACACTGGTCAATCTGGATCCTGCCACAGGAAAAATCTCCAATCAGCAGCACTACCAGCCGCTTGAAGATGTAAGAGGAGTCAGCCAATATTACGTTTCCACCCAAGGCTCCTATCTTTATTCAGCGGACACCAAGTCGGATCAGGATGAGACCATACTTACCCGCTTTGCGCGCGGACAGAGCTCAGATTATGCTTTTAAAACCTATGACGACTTCGGCAGCTGGGTGGCTGGGCCGGTACAAGGGATGGCCTTCTTTATGAAGGGGGCACAGCTTAGAGGTGTTAACATGGCAGATGACAGCGTGGTGGAATTTGATCATCCTTCAGGCAAAATTGTCCGGGTGACGCGGTCCGGCAAAGTTGTGTTTGCTTCTTTTGAAAACGGTGATTTTTCGATCCTGAATGCATCGACCGGTAAACTGCTGGGGACCCTTCCAACCGGAGCCAAGCATCCGTACTTTGGCAGTATCGCTATTGTCAATCGCACGGTGCTGGTTCCGACTGAATCTGCTCTGCTGGCGCTGGCGCTTCCAAAAGAACTGCAGTAG
- a CDS encoding aminotransferase class I/II-fold pyridoxal phosphate-dependent enzyme, giving the protein MKLTTKRFEPKKGWRADKLSQLGSSIFSEVAAWKGEAVQAGRDVIDLGIGSPDQAPVQEIRDSLSEAVLRTDSYSYPASKGSDAFRKQAAAWMNWRFGVNVDDKEEMVALMGSQDGLAHLALSICNPGDLAIVPDPGYPIYSGALAIAGVRAWHLPLLERNGFVPDLDSIPDEVWQEAVFILVGFPGNPISVTVDLAYMEKLIALAKKWNVLVIHDLAYSEMGFDGYRPVSVLQVPGAIHTAVEFHSFSKSFNMAGCRIGFMTGNREAVSALRELKSNVDYGVFEPVQEAAIHALELAMTDGARLAVAPVYQKRRDSFVEALAREGWNVPKPKATMFIWAPLPEAYTACYTDGDSRKFAYELLLNAGVAVIPGDAFGSQGKGYVRIALVEEEGRLLEAARRIGRYLRSL; this is encoded by the coding sequence ATGAAATTGACTACCAAGCGTTTTGAACCGAAAAAAGGATGGCGGGCAGACAAGCTGTCTCAGCTGGGCTCGTCTATTTTTTCAGAGGTGGCAGCATGGAAAGGGGAAGCAGTACAAGCGGGCCGGGATGTGATTGATCTTGGAATCGGCAGTCCGGACCAGGCACCCGTGCAGGAAATCCGTGATAGCTTAAGTGAAGCTGTGCTTAGAACGGACAGCTACTCTTATCCGGCTTCCAAAGGAAGCGATGCCTTCCGCAAGCAGGCGGCTGCCTGGATGAACTGGCGTTTTGGCGTTAATGTAGATGATAAAGAGGAGATGGTTGCCCTGATGGGTTCACAGGACGGCCTGGCCCACTTGGCACTATCGATCTGCAACCCGGGAGATCTGGCTATTGTTCCTGATCCGGGTTATCCGATCTATTCCGGGGCGCTTGCCATTGCAGGGGTGAGGGCATGGCATCTTCCGCTGCTGGAGCGTAACGGCTTTGTCCCTGATCTGGACAGTATTCCCGATGAGGTGTGGCAGGAGGCGGTATTTATACTGGTTGGTTTTCCGGGCAATCCGATATCCGTTACAGTGGACCTTGCTTATATGGAGAAGCTGATCGCGCTTGCCAAAAAGTGGAATGTGCTGGTCATTCATGACCTCGCTTATTCGGAAATGGGCTTTGACGGATACCGGCCGGTAAGTGTTTTGCAGGTTCCGGGTGCGATACATACCGCGGTTGAATTTCATTCCTTCTCCAAAAGCTTCAACATGGCCGGCTGCCGGATCGGATTTATGACAGGGAACCGGGAAGCCGTCAGTGCGCTGAGAGAACTCAAAAGTAATGTCGATTACGGTGTGTTTGAACCGGTTCAGGAAGCGGCAATACATGCGCTGGAGCTGGCCATGACAGATGGGGCAAGGCTTGCGGTTGCTCCGGTGTATCAGAAGCGGCGGGATTCTTTTGTGGAAGCCTTGGCGCGGGAAGGCTGGAATGTACCCAAACCTAAAGCTACGATGTTTATCTGGGCTCCGCTGCCTGAGGCTTATACGGCTTGTTATACAGATGGTGATTCGCGCAAGTTCGCCTATGAGCTTCTGCTGAATGCGGGCGTTGCAGTCATACCGGGAGATGCTTTTGGCTCGCAGGGTAAAGGGTATGTGCGGATTGCGCTTGTAGAAGAAGAAGGACGGCTTCTGGAAGCCGCCCGGAGAATCGGAAGGTATCTTCGCTCGCTGTAA
- a CDS encoding helix-turn-helix transcriptional regulator — translation MNNRLEEIRKQHGIKQEELAAALEVSRQTIGSLENGRYNPSIILAFKIARFFNLPIEEIFIYEEEIK, via the coding sequence TTGAATAACAGACTAGAGGAAATCCGCAAACAGCACGGCATCAAACAGGAGGAGCTAGCTGCAGCTCTGGAGGTATCCAGACAAACCATCGGATCGCTTGAAAACGGCAGATACAACCCTTCCATCATTTTGGCTTTCAAAATCGCACGTTTTTTCAACCTGCCGATTGAGGAAATTTTTATCTATGAGGAGGAAATAAAATGA